From one Ochrobactrum vermis genomic stretch:
- the hspQ gene encoding heat shock protein HspQ, protein MGMTQIKHAKFQIGQVVKHRLFPFRGVIFDVDPEFANTEEWYESIPEEARPHRDQPFYHLLAENAESEYVAYVSEQNLVPDLSGEPLRHPQIEDMFDRLDNGSYRVKSQHSN, encoded by the coding sequence ATGGGTATGACACAGATAAAACACGCGAAATTTCAGATCGGTCAGGTCGTCAAGCACCGGTTGTTCCCGTTCCGCGGGGTTATCTTCGACGTGGACCCCGAATTTGCGAATACGGAAGAATGGTATGAGTCCATTCCGGAGGAGGCGCGCCCGCATCGCGACCAGCCTTTCTACCATCTACTCGCTGAAAATGCGGAGTCCGAATACGTCGCCTATGTGTCGGAACAGAATCTTGTACCGGATTTAAGCGGCGAGCCTCTACGCCACCCCCAGATCGAGGATATGTTCGATCGGCTGGACAATGGCTCCTATCGCGTAAAATCACAGCATTCGAACTAA
- a CDS encoding UbiH/UbiF family hydroxylase yields MNDLVVNKPLTDIVISGSGPAGMMAALALGAKGYRTVLLGPETDKGDRRTTALMMPAIRLLEGLGVWSDIEPEAAALASMRIIDATRRLVRSPVVTFRAGEIDEVAFGYNIPNAVLNEKLAEAVARSPNVQRINASVIEYRHNGNHVTITLASGDTLHTRLVVAADGRNSMAREAAGIRTRRWSYPQTAVVLSFSHSVDHENISTEFHTEEGPFTQVPLKGKRSSLVWVVNPARAESLLALDETALAARIEDMMQSMLGKIRLEIKPQAWPLSGLVPHVFAAKRTILIGEAAHVFPPIGAQGLNLGSRDVETLVKAIESDPVDPGSDQVIRAYDRARRPDILARTGSVDALNRSLLSSILPAQIMRGVGLEMLRSFAPLRAFFMREGLRPGSGFTHFLPKLPSLPDRRNGRRPD; encoded by the coding sequence ATGAACGATCTTGTTGTGAACAAACCTCTCACCGATATTGTCATCAGCGGCAGCGGTCCTGCCGGAATGATGGCCGCTCTGGCACTTGGCGCAAAAGGCTATCGCACCGTGTTGCTGGGACCGGAGACCGACAAAGGTGATCGTCGCACCACGGCGCTCATGATGCCTGCCATCCGACTGCTGGAAGGGCTGGGCGTTTGGTCGGATATCGAGCCGGAAGCGGCAGCTCTTGCCTCCATGCGCATTATCGACGCGACGCGGCGCCTCGTGAGAAGCCCTGTCGTGACCTTCCGCGCCGGCGAAATCGATGAAGTCGCATTTGGCTACAATATCCCGAATGCCGTGTTGAACGAGAAACTGGCAGAGGCCGTCGCACGTAGTCCGAATGTTCAACGCATCAATGCCTCAGTTATCGAGTATCGCCATAATGGCAACCATGTCACCATAACACTTGCAAGCGGCGACACGTTGCATACACGGCTGGTCGTTGCGGCGGACGGGCGCAATTCCATGGCTCGCGAAGCGGCAGGCATCCGCACGCGCCGCTGGAGCTATCCGCAGACAGCCGTCGTGCTTTCCTTCTCGCATAGTGTCGATCATGAAAACATCTCGACGGAATTTCACACCGAAGAAGGCCCATTCACTCAGGTGCCATTGAAAGGCAAACGCTCAAGTCTTGTCTGGGTGGTCAATCCGGCTCGTGCCGAATCGCTTCTCGCGCTTGATGAAACTGCGCTCGCTGCACGCATCGAGGATATGATGCAGTCCATGCTGGGCAAGATCAGACTCGAAATCAAGCCGCAGGCCTGGCCCCTTTCAGGCCTCGTGCCTCACGTCTTTGCGGCCAAGCGCACAATCCTGATCGGCGAAGCCGCGCACGTGTTCCCGCCAATCGGCGCGCAAGGCCTCAATCTTGGTTCACGCGATGTCGAAACGCTGGTCAAGGCGATCGAGAGTGATCCTGTCGATCCCGGCTCGGATCAAGTCATTCGCGCCTATGACCGCGCAAGGCGCCCAGACATTCTGGCCAGAACCGGCTCGGTCGATGCACTCAATCGTTCGCTTCTCTCCAGCATACTTCCGGCACAGATCATGCGTGGCGTCGGGCTGGAAATGCTTCGCTCATTCGCGCCGTTGCGCGCGTTCTTCATGCGTGAGGGCCTTCGCCCCGGCAGCGGTTTCACGCATTTTCTTCCGAAACTCCCGAGCCTTCCGGATCGACGTAACGGAAGGCGCCCCGACTAG
- the pcsA gene encoding phosphatidylcholine synthase — protein sequence MADGVKTRLTGKLKAKKVTAPQAKAFSVHLLTASGSFLAFLSIVAASDGRYTAMWWWLGLALFVDGIDGPIARKLEVKYVLPNWSGELLDNIIDYVTYVLIPAFALYQSGFMGTYLSFISGAIIVVSSAIYYADTGMKTKENFFKGFPVVWNMVVFTLFIVRPGEWVAFATVVVSAILSFLPINFLHPVRVVRLRPLNLTVFLLWCAFGAAALYYTLDAPLWVRVGISVTGLYIYFIGAVMQFFPGLGRTATVIAAEKADAAKKSGEA from the coding sequence ATGGCGGACGGCGTGAAAACCAGACTGACCGGAAAACTCAAAGCCAAAAAAGTCACCGCACCGCAAGCCAAGGCGTTTTCGGTTCATCTTCTGACGGCATCGGGTTCGTTTCTGGCGTTTCTTTCCATAGTGGCGGCCAGTGACGGGCGCTACACAGCGATGTGGTGGTGGTTGGGGCTGGCGCTTTTCGTCGATGGCATCGACGGTCCCATCGCACGCAAGCTCGAAGTCAAATATGTTCTGCCAAACTGGTCTGGAGAGCTTCTCGACAACATCATCGACTACGTAACCTATGTTCTGATACCGGCTTTCGCGCTTTATCAAAGCGGCTTCATGGGAACGTATCTGTCGTTCATATCAGGTGCCATCATCGTCGTATCGAGCGCGATCTATTATGCCGATACCGGCATGAAGACGAAGGAGAACTTCTTCAAGGGCTTTCCGGTCGTCTGGAACATGGTGGTATTCACTCTCTTCATCGTCAGGCCGGGTGAGTGGGTTGCCTTCGCAACGGTTGTCGTGTCGGCGATCCTGTCGTTCCTGCCGATCAACTTCCTGCATCCAGTGCGGGTTGTGCGGCTGCGCCCGCTTAATCTTACGGTTTTCCTGCTTTGGTGTGCTTTTGGCGCGGCTGCTCTCTATTATACTCTGGACGCGCCGTTATGGGTCCGCGTCGGCATATCCGTGACGGGCCTCTACATCTACTTCATCGGCGCTGTCATGCAGTTTTTCCCGGGATTGGGGCGGACTGCCACTGTCATCGCGGCTGAGAAAGCAGATGCCGCAAAGAAGAGTGGAGAAGCATGA
- a CDS encoding quinone oxidoreductase family protein — protein sequence MINAIRVHQTGGPEVMKYEQIEIGEPGPGEAKVRHEAVGLNFIDVYFRTGLYKAAQMPFTPGNEGAGTVIAVGPGVDEVRVGDRVAYVATPGSYADERILLADRLVKVPDNVDLKTAASMMLKGMTAQYLLRRTFKVEPGQTILFHAAAGGVGLIAGQWAKLLGATVIGTAGSEEKIALARQHGYDHVINYRTENFAERVRELTNGTGVDVVYDSVGRDTYMGSLDVLKPLGMFACFGQSSGVIPPFDLGILAQKGSLFATRPTLFNYIAKRADLERTAAELFDVVGSGAVKIAINQTYPLKDASKAHEDLEARKTTGTTILLP from the coding sequence ATGATCAACGCCATTCGCGTCCATCAGACCGGTGGGCCGGAAGTCATGAAATATGAACAGATCGAGATAGGTGAGCCTGGTCCTGGTGAGGCGAAGGTGCGCCACGAAGCTGTCGGCCTCAACTTCATCGACGTCTATTTTCGCACCGGGCTCTACAAGGCGGCCCAAATGCCTTTTACACCCGGCAATGAAGGCGCAGGGACGGTCATAGCGGTTGGTCCCGGTGTTGATGAGGTTCGCGTCGGCGACCGCGTTGCCTATGTCGCAACGCCGGGTTCCTATGCGGACGAGCGCATTCTGCTTGCTGATCGGCTGGTCAAAGTCCCGGATAATGTCGATCTGAAAACTGCCGCCTCCATGATGCTGAAAGGCATGACGGCGCAATATCTTCTGCGGCGTACCTTCAAGGTGGAGCCGGGGCAGACGATCCTGTTTCATGCTGCTGCCGGTGGTGTGGGGCTCATTGCAGGGCAATGGGCGAAGCTTCTGGGTGCCACCGTTATCGGTACGGCTGGATCAGAAGAAAAGATCGCGCTGGCCAGACAGCATGGCTACGACCATGTCATCAACTACCGCACCGAAAACTTCGCCGAAAGGGTGCGTGAACTGACCAATGGCACGGGCGTGGATGTGGTCTACGATTCTGTTGGCCGCGATACCTATATGGGATCGCTGGACGTCCTGAAGCCACTTGGCATGTTTGCCTGTTTCGGCCAGTCATCGGGCGTCATTCCGCCGTTCGATCTCGGCATTCTGGCGCAGAAAGGCTCGTTGTTCGCGACCCGCCCGACCCTGTTCAATTATATTGCCAAGCGGGCGGACCTCGAAAGGACAGCCGCAGAGCTTTTCGATGTGGTGGGAAGCGGAGCCGTCAAAATAGCAATCAACCAGACCTATCCGCTCAAGGATGCGAGCAAAGCGCATGAGGATCTGGAGGCTCGCAAGACGACAGGAACCACGATTCTGCTTCCATGA
- a CDS encoding ABC transporter ATP-binding protein, with amino-acid sequence MTAPLTDRPLLDVRRLTKVFGQLRACDGVDLTIGEGEIHALLGENGAGKSTFVKMLFGALQPLEGEIVWKGQPVTIDEPAAARKLGIGMVFQHFSLFDSLTAAENIALSLDRSLSLWEVAKRAREVGKTYGLPVDPQAHVGDLSVGERQRIEIVRCLLQEPNLIILDEPTSVLTPQEADKLFETLERLKVEGKSILYISHRLEEVKRLCDRATVLRHGKVVAHCDPRKETAASLARMMVGNDINVVARSPIAVANVGNDALFEIRSLSQPPRGPFSTALKGISLSVAAGEVVGIAGVAGNGQGEFFEAVSGEVLQSNSSNVLIRGKDAGKAGISERRMMGAAFVPEERLGHGAVPTMTLTDNLFLSRYKTDAKVFLRGGKMKLIAESALRSAAKRIVERMDVRKSAENPPASALSGGNLQKFIIGRELDRSPSVMVVNQPTWGVDAGAAAHIRQALVDLARSGSAVLVISQDLDELLEISDRIAVMNHGQLSDPMPIADVTLEKIGLLMGGISGEAGAA; translated from the coding sequence ATGACAGCTCCTTTAACCGACCGGCCTCTTCTGGACGTCCGCCGGCTCACGAAAGTATTTGGTCAGCTGCGGGCCTGCGACGGTGTCGACCTCACCATCGGGGAAGGTGAGATTCACGCACTTCTGGGTGAAAACGGCGCCGGAAAATCCACTTTCGTGAAAATGCTGTTCGGCGCGCTTCAGCCCCTTGAAGGCGAAATTGTCTGGAAGGGACAGCCCGTCACGATTGACGAACCTGCCGCTGCAAGAAAACTCGGCATCGGTATGGTTTTCCAGCATTTTTCTCTGTTCGACTCACTTACTGCCGCCGAAAACATCGCCTTGTCGCTCGACCGCTCACTATCGCTTTGGGAGGTCGCAAAGCGTGCGCGGGAGGTTGGCAAGACTTATGGTCTTCCAGTCGATCCGCAGGCTCATGTCGGCGATCTGTCGGTTGGCGAGCGTCAGCGTATCGAAATCGTGCGTTGCCTTCTTCAGGAACCGAATCTCATCATCCTTGATGAGCCAACTTCGGTGCTGACGCCGCAGGAAGCCGACAAGCTGTTTGAAACGCTGGAACGATTGAAGGTCGAAGGCAAGTCGATCCTCTATATCAGCCATCGTCTGGAGGAAGTGAAGCGCCTGTGTGACCGAGCTACCGTGTTGCGGCATGGTAAGGTCGTCGCGCATTGCGACCCACGCAAAGAAACCGCCGCATCGCTGGCCCGGATGATGGTTGGCAATGATATCAACGTTGTGGCACGCAGCCCCATCGCGGTAGCAAATGTCGGTAACGATGCGCTTTTTGAAATCAGGTCACTGTCACAACCGCCGCGCGGACCGTTTTCGACCGCGCTCAAAGGTATTTCTCTCTCGGTTGCCGCTGGCGAAGTCGTTGGCATTGCGGGTGTTGCCGGTAACGGGCAGGGCGAATTCTTCGAGGCTGTTTCCGGTGAAGTGCTGCAGTCGAATTCATCGAATGTGCTCATTCGCGGGAAAGATGCAGGCAAGGCCGGCATCAGCGAAAGGCGCATGATGGGAGCAGCCTTCGTTCCGGAAGAGCGGCTTGGTCATGGTGCGGTCCCGACCATGACATTGACCGACAATCTGTTCCTGTCCCGGTACAAGACCGATGCGAAAGTCTTCCTGCGCGGCGGCAAAATGAAATTGATCGCAGAAAGTGCACTTCGGTCGGCTGCGAAACGCATCGTTGAACGAATGGATGTGCGCAAGAGCGCCGAAAATCCGCCTGCGTCCGCACTTTCCGGCGGAAATCTGCAGAAATTCATCATCGGTCGTGAGCTCGACCGCTCACCGTCGGTCATGGTCGTGAACCAGCCGACGTGGGGCGTGGATGCCGGTGCTGCAGCGCATATCCGTCAGGCGCTCGTCGATCTTGCGCGTTCCGGTTCCGCAGTTCTTGTCATCAGTCAGGATCTCGATGAGCTTCTTGAGATCAGCGACCGCATTGCCGTTATGAATCACGGCCAGCTTTCCGATCCTATGCCGATTGCCGATGTAACGCTCGAAAAGATCGGTCTTTTGATGGGCGGTATCTCAGGAGAGGCGGGAGCTGCATGA
- a CDS encoding ABC transporter permease, with protein MRIELVKRPQPSRLFSALSPLLALSLTLIFGGLAFALMGKAPLHALYVFFVEPLFDIWSWHELLVKAAPLILIAVGLCVCFLSNNWNIGAEGQFITGAIAGSILPVMFPDLQSWVVLPLMMLMGMVGGAAYASIPALLKVRFNTNEILTSLMLVYVAQLFLDWLVRGPWRNPEGYNFPETRQFSDSAILPEIWSASGRAHWGFIFALVAAVVVWFLLKHTLKGFEVKVIGQSPRAGRFAGFSAGKIVFFVFAVSGALAGLAGIAETSGAIGQLRPVISPGYGFTAIIVAFLGRLNPLGAIAAGLVLALSYLGGEAAQVSIGISEKSARVFQGMILFFVLACDTLILYRIRFISGRQAGRA; from the coding sequence ATGCGGATCGAACTCGTTAAACGCCCGCAACCGTCGAGACTTTTCAGTGCCTTGTCGCCATTGTTAGCATTGTCGCTGACACTGATTTTCGGCGGTCTTGCTTTTGCGCTGATGGGCAAAGCGCCGCTGCATGCGCTTTACGTCTTCTTTGTCGAGCCCTTGTTCGACATCTGGTCGTGGCATGAACTGCTCGTTAAGGCCGCGCCGCTGATCTTGATTGCTGTCGGCCTCTGCGTGTGTTTCCTGTCAAATAACTGGAATATCGGTGCTGAAGGGCAGTTCATCACCGGTGCCATAGCGGGTTCGATCCTGCCCGTCATGTTTCCCGACCTGCAGTCATGGGTGGTTCTGCCCTTGATGATGCTGATGGGGATGGTAGGCGGGGCGGCATATGCATCAATTCCCGCTTTGCTGAAAGTGCGTTTCAACACCAATGAAATTCTGACCAGCCTCATGCTCGTCTACGTTGCCCAGCTGTTCCTGGATTGGTTGGTGCGTGGGCCGTGGCGCAATCCAGAAGGATATAATTTCCCGGAAACCCGGCAGTTCAGCGATAGCGCTATTCTGCCGGAAATCTGGAGTGCGTCCGGGCGCGCGCATTGGGGCTTCATCTTTGCGCTTGTTGCAGCGGTTGTCGTCTGGTTTCTGCTCAAGCACACGCTGAAAGGATTTGAGGTCAAGGTTATCGGCCAGAGCCCGAGGGCAGGCCGTTTTGCGGGTTTCAGCGCAGGCAAGATTGTTTTCTTCGTCTTCGCGGTTTCCGGTGCCCTTGCTGGCCTCGCCGGTATTGCGGAAACCTCCGGTGCCATCGGCCAGCTCCGTCCGGTAATTTCGCCGGGCTATGGCTTCACAGCAATCATCGTCGCTTTTTTGGGGCGTCTCAATCCGTTGGGAGCGATTGCAGCCGGTCTTGTACTGGCGCTTTCCTATCTTGGGGGCGAAGCCGCACAGGTTTCCATCGGCATCTCGGAAAAATCTGCACGCGTGTTTCAGGGCATGATCCTGTTCTTCGTTCTCGCTTGCGATACACTCATTCTCTATCGCATTCGCTTCATATCCGGCCGCCAAGCGGGAAGGGCCTGA
- a CDS encoding ABC transporter permease, which yields MDLTQAILLTIATAATPLLIAAIGELVVERSGVLNLGVEGMMLMGAVSGFAIAQMTGSAWLGLIAAVLVGALFSAVFGFLTLTLVTNQVATGLALTILGVGASALLGESFVGLPGVRLEAIHIPYLTDLPLVGRFLFGQDPIFYLSILLVIGVAWFLFRTRAGLTLRAIGDSHGSAHALGVHVVRTRYLAVLFGGACAGLAGAQLSLVYVPQWVENMTAGRGWIALALVVFASWRPWRVLIGAYLFGAVTIGQLHAQALGFGLPSQFLSALPYLATIVVLVIISRNKRLTMMNTPTSLGKPFVPDR from the coding sequence ATGGATTTGACACAGGCTATCCTTCTCACGATTGCAACAGCAGCGACGCCACTCCTGATTGCGGCTATCGGTGAACTGGTGGTGGAGCGATCCGGCGTGCTCAATCTCGGTGTCGAAGGCATGATGCTGATGGGTGCGGTATCTGGTTTCGCCATTGCGCAGATGACCGGATCGGCCTGGCTGGGTTTGATTGCCGCTGTTCTGGTCGGAGCTCTCTTCTCGGCTGTCTTCGGGTTTTTGACGCTCACTCTTGTCACCAATCAGGTCGCAACCGGTCTTGCACTCACAATTTTGGGTGTTGGTGCGTCCGCCTTGTTGGGCGAAAGCTTCGTTGGGCTTCCCGGTGTCCGGCTTGAGGCCATCCATATTCCTTATCTGACCGATCTGCCGCTTGTGGGGCGCTTCCTATTCGGTCAGGATCCGATCTTTTATCTTTCCATCCTGCTGGTCATCGGTGTGGCCTGGTTTCTGTTCCGCACGCGGGCAGGACTTACACTGCGCGCCATCGGCGATAGCCATGGCTCGGCCCATGCGCTGGGTGTGCATGTGGTGCGCACGCGCTATCTGGCGGTGCTGTTCGGCGGCGCTTGTGCCGGTCTTGCCGGAGCGCAATTGTCGCTCGTCTACGTGCCGCAATGGGTGGAGAATATGACAGCCGGTCGCGGCTGGATTGCACTCGCTCTCGTCGTGTTCGCATCGTGGCGACCATGGCGTGTCTTGATCGGCGCTTACTTGTTTGGCGCGGTGACCATTGGCCAGCTTCACGCGCAGGCACTGGGCTTTGGCCTGCCATCGCAGTTTTTATCTGCGTTGCCTTATCTTGCGACGATCGTGGTGCTGGTCATCATCTCGCGCAACAAGCGCCTGACAATGATGAATACGCCGACTTCGCTCGGCAAACCGTTCGTTCCGGATCGTTAG
- a CDS encoding BMP family ABC transporter substrate-binding protein: MKKTLMAIATAASFMLGGAAHAEEKLKVGFIYIGPPGDFGWTYQHDQARKELVEALGDKIETTFLESVPEGADAERSIERLARAGNKLIFTTSFGYMDPTLKVAKKFPDVKFEHATGYKTADNMSAYNARFYEGRYVQGVIAAKMSTKGVAGYIASVPVPEVVQGINAFMLGAQSVNPDFKVKVIWVNSWFDPGKEADAAKALIDQGVDIITQHTDSTAAIQVAHDRGIKAFGQASDMIKFAPDTQLTAVVDEWGPYYIDRAKAVLDGSWKSQNIWWGMKEGLVKMAPYTNMPDDVKKLAEETEAKIKSGELKPFTGPITKQDGSVWLKAGEQADDKTLLGLNFYVAGVDDKLPQ; this comes from the coding sequence ATGAAAAAGACGCTTATGGCCATCGCCACTGCGGCGAGCTTTATGCTCGGCGGCGCGGCGCATGCAGAAGAAAAACTGAAAGTCGGCTTCATCTATATCGGACCTCCGGGCGATTTCGGCTGGACCTATCAGCATGATCAGGCTCGCAAGGAACTTGTAGAGGCGCTCGGCGACAAGATTGAAACCACCTTTCTGGAAAGCGTGCCGGAAGGTGCCGACGCTGAACGTTCCATCGAACGCCTTGCACGTGCTGGCAACAAACTGATCTTTACGACGTCGTTCGGTTACATGGATCCGACCCTTAAGGTCGCCAAGAAATTCCCGGACGTGAAGTTCGAGCACGCGACGGGTTACAAGACTGCCGATAATATGTCCGCCTACAATGCGCGCTTCTATGAAGGCCGTTATGTGCAGGGTGTGATCGCTGCCAAGATGTCGACCAAGGGTGTGGCTGGTTACATCGCTTCCGTGCCGGTTCCGGAAGTCGTGCAGGGCATCAATGCATTTATGCTCGGCGCGCAGTCGGTCAATCCTGACTTCAAGGTCAAGGTGATCTGGGTCAATTCCTGGTTTGATCCGGGCAAGGAAGCCGATGCCGCCAAGGCCCTAATCGATCAGGGCGTCGACATCATCACCCAGCACACCGACTCCACGGCTGCCATTCAGGTGGCACATGATCGCGGAATCAAGGCGTTCGGTCAGGCTTCGGACATGATCAAGTTCGCTCCCGACACGCAGCTCACCGCTGTGGTGGACGAATGGGGCCCGTACTACATCGATCGCGCCAAGGCCGTTCTCGATGGTTCGTGGAAAAGCCAGAACATCTGGTGGGGCATGAAGGAAGGCCTCGTGAAGATGGCGCCTTATACCAACATGCCGGACGACGTGAAGAAACTGGCTGAGGAAACCGAAGCCAAGATCAAGTCGGGCGAGCTCAAGCCTTTCACCGGCCCAATCACGAAGCAGGACGGTTCCGTTTGGCTCAAAGCAGGCGAACAGGCTGACGACAAGACCCTTCTTGGTCTGAACTTCTACGTCGCTGGCGTGGACGACAAGCTGCCGCAGTAA
- a CDS encoding GNAT family N-acetyltransferase, with the protein MVAETAITIRKAVSGDLAAIVAMLADDALGARREDAGLPLRDSYRSAFAAIDADPNQLLAVVEHDGEIIGCMQISFIPGLSRRGMWRGQIESVRIASHIRGGGIGRQMIAWAIERCRERDCGLVQLTTDKSRSDALRFYQSLGFTDSHEGLKLSL; encoded by the coding sequence ATGGTGGCGGAAACGGCTATAACAATCAGAAAAGCCGTTTCGGGCGACCTGGCGGCAATTGTCGCCATGCTTGCCGATGATGCGCTGGGCGCACGACGCGAAGATGCAGGTCTCCCCTTGCGGGATTCCTATCGCAGCGCCTTTGCAGCTATCGACGCCGATCCAAATCAGCTTCTGGCTGTTGTTGAACACGATGGAGAGATCATCGGCTGCATGCAGATCAGCTTCATACCCGGCTTGTCACGCAGAGGCATGTGGCGCGGACAAATCGAAAGCGTGCGGATCGCAAGCCACATTCGCGGCGGCGGCATAGGCCGCCAGATGATCGCATGGGCAATCGAGCGGTGCCGTGAACGGGACTGTGGACTGGTGCAGCTTACCACCGACAAATCCCGTTCCGATGCGCTGCGTTTCTATCAGTCGCTCGGCTTCACGGATAGTCACGAGGGGCTTAAGCTATCGCTTTAA
- the rimO gene encoding 30S ribosomal protein S12 methylthiotransferase RimO codes for MSAPRVSFVSLGCPKALVDSERIITSLRSEGYEISRKHDGADLVIVNTCGFLDSARDESLDAIGLALNENGKVIVTGCLGAEPDVIRQRHPNVLAITGPQAYESVMSAVHEAAPPAHDPYVDLVPPQGVKLTPRHYAYLKISEGCSNRCSFCIIPALRGDLVSRPIDQVLREAEKLVSAGVKEILVISQDTSAYGLDIKYQEAMWQDRTVRTKFLDLSRELGDMGVWVRMHYVYPYPHVDEVIPLMAEGKILPYLDIPFQHASPAVLKNMRRPAHQEKTSRRIQAWRETCPDLAVRSTFIVGYPGETEEDFQLLLDWLDEAKIERAGCFKYEPVKGAKANDLGLEQVPEEVKEARWHRFMAKQQQISTNLLKKKVGKRLPVIIDEANGTIGKGRTRYDAPEIDGSVHIQSRRPLRVGDIVTVKIEASDAYDLHGIAV; via the coding sequence ATGAGCGCACCGCGCGTCAGTTTCGTTTCTCTTGGCTGCCCCAAAGCGCTTGTTGATTCCGAACGCATTATCACCAGCCTCCGTTCGGAAGGCTACGAAATCTCCCGCAAGCATGACGGCGCCGACCTGGTAATTGTCAACACCTGCGGCTTTCTCGATTCCGCGCGCGATGAATCGCTTGATGCCATTGGGCTTGCGCTCAATGAAAATGGCAAGGTCATCGTGACCGGTTGCCTTGGCGCGGAACCCGATGTTATCCGCCAGCGCCACCCGAATGTGCTCGCCATCACCGGCCCGCAAGCCTATGAAAGCGTGATGAGCGCAGTGCATGAAGCGGCCCCGCCCGCGCATGATCCATATGTCGATCTGGTGCCACCGCAGGGCGTGAAGCTGACGCCGCGCCACTATGCCTATCTCAAGATCTCCGAAGGCTGCTCAAACCGTTGTTCTTTCTGCATCATCCCGGCGTTGCGCGGCGATCTGGTGTCACGCCCGATCGATCAGGTGCTGCGTGAGGCAGAGAAACTGGTCAGCGCAGGTGTGAAGGAGATCCTCGTCATCTCGCAGGATACGAGCGCCTACGGTCTCGACATCAAATATCAGGAAGCCATGTGGCAGGACCGCACGGTCCGCACCAAATTTCTCGATCTCTCGCGCGAGCTGGGTGACATGGGCGTCTGGGTGCGCATGCACTATGTCTACCCTTATCCTCATGTCGATGAAGTCATTCCGCTGATGGCGGAAGGCAAGATCCTGCCTTATCTGGATATTCCCTTCCAGCACGCTTCACCGGCAGTTCTGAAAAACATGCGCCGTCCTGCGCATCAGGAAAAGACCTCGCGTCGCATTCAGGCCTGGCGTGAAACCTGCCCTGATCTAGCGGTTCGTTCGACCTTCATCGTCGGCTATCCCGGTGAGACAGAAGAAGATTTCCAGCTCCTCCTCGACTGGCTCGACGAAGCCAAGATCGAACGTGCCGGCTGCTTCAAGTATGAACCGGTCAAGGGCGCAAAGGCCAATGATCTCGGCCTTGAGCAGGTGCCCGAAGAAGTCAAGGAAGCCCGCTGGCATCGTTTCATGGCCAAGCAGCAGCAGATTTCGACCAATCTTCTCAAGAAGAAGGTTGGCAAGCGCCTGCCCGTCATCATCGATGAAGCGAACGGCACAATCGGCAAGGGCCGTACGCGGTACGATGCTCCGGAAATCGATGGTAGTGTTCACATCCAGTCGCGCCGTCCGCTTCGCGTCGGCGATATTGTAACTGTAAAGATCGAAGCGAGCGATGCCTACGATCTGCATGGCATTGCTGTCTGA
- the bfr gene encoding bacterioferritin, protein MKGEPKVIERLNEALFLELGAVNQYWLHYRLLNDWGFTRLAKKEREESIEEMHHADKLIDRIIFLEGFPNLQTVAPLRIGQNVKEVLEADLAGEYDARASYKKSREICDELGDYVSKQLFDELLADEEGHIDFLETQLDLLAKIGEERYGQLNAAPADQAE, encoded by the coding sequence ATGAAAGGCGAACCAAAGGTCATCGAGCGGCTTAACGAGGCACTGTTCCTCGAGCTTGGCGCTGTAAACCAGTACTGGCTTCACTACCGCCTCCTCAACGACTGGGGCTTCACGCGTCTTGCCAAGAAGGAACGCGAAGAGTCCATCGAAGAAATGCATCATGCTGACAAGCTGATTGACCGCATCATCTTCCTCGAAGGCTTTCCGAACCTGCAGACCGTAGCTCCGCTACGCATCGGCCAGAACGTCAAGGAAGTTCTGGAAGCCGACCTTGCAGGTGAGTACGACGCACGCGCTTCCTACAAGAAGTCCCGCGAGATCTGCGACGAACTCGGCGACTATGTTTCCAAGCAGCTTTTCGATGAGCTTCTGGCTGATGAGGAGGGGCATATCGACTTCCTCGAAACCCAGCTCGACCTCCTCGCCAAGATCGGTGAAGAGCGCTATGGCCAGCTCAATGCGGCTCCGGCCGATCAGGCTGAATAA
- a CDS encoding (2Fe-2S)-binding protein: MLVCSCNVITDKDIEAVVIELLDQDCWQLIVPGTVYNVMSKRGRCCGCFPNVVETIIRVTEEYHLRHNQMDENVVQFMDRVRSLRDKFGSSWNERRTKGHRAA, from the coding sequence ATGCTAGTCTGTAGCTGCAACGTTATTACCGATAAAGACATCGAAGCCGTTGTTATCGAGCTTCTTGATCAGGATTGCTGGCAGCTTATCGTTCCTGGCACCGTCTATAATGTCATGTCCAAGCGCGGCCGTTGCTGTGGCTGCTTCCCAAACGTCGTGGAAACGATCATAAGGGTGACTGAAGAGTATCATCTTCGTCATAACCAAATGGACGAAAACGTGGTCCAGTTCATGGATCGTGTACGTTCTCTACGCGACAAATTCGGGAGTTCATGGAATGAAAGGCGAACCAAAGGTCATCGAGCGGCTTAA